A stretch of Sinimarinibacterium sp. NLF-5-8 DNA encodes these proteins:
- a CDS encoding TRZ/ATZ family hydrolase: MTSVDLLVAARWIVPIEPANVVLENHALVIDQGRIVELLPLDDARTRFQARETLTLDQHALMPGLVNAHCHAAMTLLRGLADDLPLMDWLQHHIWPAEAKHISAEFVEDGARLAFAEMIRGGVTCVNDMYFFPEVSVRVAQATGLRLVAGLIVVDFPNAWAQDADDHLHKGMQLHDAVKNDPLIRTVFAPHAPYTVSDAPLRKIRQYADEIGIGIHIHLHETAGEVAQAIEQTGKRPWQRLRDLGVLGPDVLAVHMTQLTDTEIAEAAELGVHVVHCPESNLKLASGFCPVHKLRQAGVNIALGTDGAASNNDLDLFGEMRTAALLAKGVSGDASALPAQAALHAATLGGARALGLDDQIGSLRAGKSADFIAVDLSGLQTQPVYNVLSQLVYASSREQVTHTFVAGRALYRDGQLTTLDAQAIRDRVAHWRSRILL, encoded by the coding sequence ATGACTTCCGTTGATTTACTCGTTGCCGCGCGCTGGATCGTGCCGATTGAGCCAGCCAATGTCGTTTTGGAAAACCACGCGCTGGTGATTGACCAGGGTCGAATTGTTGAACTTCTGCCATTGGATGATGCGCGCACCCGCTTTCAGGCGCGCGAAACCCTGACGCTGGATCAGCACGCACTGATGCCCGGTTTGGTCAATGCTCACTGCCACGCGGCGATGACGCTGCTGCGCGGACTGGCCGATGATCTGCCGCTGATGGACTGGTTACAGCATCACATCTGGCCAGCCGAGGCCAAGCACATCAGCGCCGAATTTGTCGAAGATGGCGCGCGCCTGGCTTTTGCCGAGATGATTCGTGGCGGCGTCACCTGCGTCAACGACATGTATTTTTTCCCCGAGGTCAGCGTGCGCGTGGCGCAGGCCACCGGCTTGCGGTTGGTGGCGGGGCTGATCGTGGTGGACTTTCCCAACGCCTGGGCACAAGACGCCGACGATCACCTGCACAAGGGCATGCAACTGCACGATGCGGTCAAAAACGATCCGCTGATTCGCACCGTATTCGCTCCGCACGCGCCGTACACCGTCTCGGATGCGCCACTGCGCAAGATTCGCCAATACGCCGATGAAATCGGCATCGGCATCCACATCCACCTGCACGAAACCGCCGGTGAAGTCGCGCAAGCCATTGAGCAAACCGGCAAACGGCCGTGGCAGCGCCTGCGCGATCTGGGCGTGCTGGGGCCGGATGTGCTGGCGGTACACATGACCCAGCTCACCGACACTGAAATTGCCGAGGCCGCCGAGCTCGGCGTGCATGTGGTGCATTGCCCCGAATCCAACCTCAAGCTCGCCAGCGGCTTTTGCCCGGTGCACAAGCTCCGGCAAGCCGGCGTCAACATCGCACTCGGCACCGATGGCGCCGCCAGCAATAACGATCTGGACTTGTTTGGCGAAATGCGCACCGCCGCACTGCTGGCCAAAGGCGTGTCGGGCGATGCCAGCGCCCTGCCCGCCCAGGCAGCGCTGCACGCAGCCACCTTGGGCGGTGCGCGCGCGCTGGGGCTGGATGATCAAATCGGCAGTTTGCGCGCGGGCAAATCGGCAGACTTTATTGCCGTGGATTTAAGCGGCCTGCAAACCCAGCCGGTTTACAACGTACTCTCGCAGCTGGTCTACGCCAGCAGCCGCGAGCAAGTCACTCACACCTTTGTTGCCGGACGCGCGCTGTACCGCGACGGCCAGCTCACCACGCTGGATGCGCAGGCGATCCGTGATCGCGTTGCGCACTGGCGCAGCCGGATTTTGTTATGA
- the ubiG gene encoding bifunctional 2-polyprenyl-6-hydroxyphenol methylase/3-demethylubiquinol 3-O-methyltransferase UbiG codes for MTSNASSTVNVDSAEIANFDRLAASWWDANGAMRALHVINVPRVQYVARCVVGLRNKAIIDVGCGGGILSEALAREGVEVTGIDLAADALQVARDHAQSQGVTVDYQQITAEAIAEQRPNYYDAAVCMEMLEHVPDPASIVAACARLVRPGGDVIFSTIHRNPKSFALMILGAEYLTNLVPRGTHQYEKFIRPSELESWARAAGLQVIGIQGLRYNPLLKSARLADDTDVNYFLHCRKPEPA; via the coding sequence ATGACTTCAAACGCCTCCTCCACCGTCAATGTTGACTCCGCCGAAATCGCCAACTTTGACCGCCTTGCCGCCAGTTGGTGGGATGCCAACGGCGCCATGCGCGCGCTGCATGTGATCAACGTGCCGCGCGTGCAATACGTTGCCCGCTGCGTGGTCGGGCTGCGCAACAAAGCCATCATTGATGTGGGCTGCGGCGGCGGCATTTTGAGCGAAGCACTGGCGCGCGAAGGCGTGGAAGTCACTGGCATTGATTTGGCCGCCGATGCCCTGCAAGTGGCGCGCGATCATGCCCAAAGCCAGGGCGTGACGGTGGATTATCAACAGATCACCGCCGAGGCCATCGCCGAACAGCGCCCCAATTACTACGACGCCGCCGTGTGTATGGAAATGCTGGAGCATGTGCCTGATCCAGCCTCCATCGTCGCCGCCTGCGCGCGCTTGGTGCGGCCGGGCGGTGATGTGATTTTTTCCACCATCCATCGCAACCCCAAGTCTTTTGCGCTGATGATTCTGGGGGCCGAGTACCTGACCAATCTGGTGCCGCGCGGCACCCACCAATACGAAAAGTTCATCCGCCCCAGCGAGCTGGAAAGCTGGGCGCGCGCGGCGGGCTTGCAGGTGATCGGCATCCAGGGGCTGCGCTACAACCCGCTGCTCAAAAGCGCGCGCCTGGCTGACGACACCGACGTCAACTACTTTTTGCACTGCCGCAAGCCGGAGCCGGCATGA
- the mtnA gene encoding S-methyl-5-thioribose-1-phosphate isomerase, whose translation MSTVEPIVWHLDHLRLLDQRVLPHQTGYLTCRSAADVAEAIHAMAVRGAPAIGIAAAYGLVLAARAGLDGFEAAVAVLAASRPTAVNLRWALERMQRARASGADATALEAEAIAIHQEDLAQNLRMGELGAALLPKGARVLTHCNTGALATGGHGTALGVIRSAHAQGKIAQVYNTETRPWLQGARLTAWELQQEGIPARLIADGAAAHLMHVEKIDWVIVGADRIAANGDTANKIGTYQLAVAARYHGCKFMVVAPSGTFDLACDSGAQIPIEERTATELTEFRGQAIAPTGFDAFNPVFDVTPATLIDAIVCERGVIEQPNTAQVRALLGGH comes from the coding sequence ATGTCCACTGTTGAACCGATTGTTTGGCACCTCGATCATCTGCGTCTGCTTGATCAGCGCGTGCTGCCGCATCAAACCGGGTATTTGACCTGCCGCAGCGCCGCCGATGTGGCCGAGGCGATTCATGCGATGGCCGTGCGCGGCGCACCGGCCATTGGCATTGCGGCGGCGTATGGCCTGGTGCTGGCCGCGCGCGCGGGTCTGGACGGTTTTGAAGCTGCTGTTGCCGTGCTGGCCGCCTCACGGCCAACGGCGGTGAATCTGCGCTGGGCGCTGGAACGGATGCAGCGCGCGCGCGCCTCCGGCGCTGATGCCACAGCGCTGGAGGCCGAGGCCATTGCCATTCACCAGGAAGACCTGGCTCAAAATCTGCGCATGGGCGAACTCGGCGCCGCGCTGCTGCCCAAAGGCGCGCGCGTGCTCACCCACTGCAACACCGGCGCGCTGGCCACCGGCGGCCACGGCACGGCGCTGGGGGTGATTCGCAGCGCCCACGCCCAGGGCAAAATCGCACAGGTCTACAACACCGAAACCCGTCCCTGGCTGCAAGGCGCGCGCCTCACCGCCTGGGAATTGCAGCAGGAAGGCATTCCCGCGCGCCTGATTGCCGACGGCGCCGCTGCGCATTTGATGCACGTTGAAAAAATTGACTGGGTGATTGTTGGCGCCGATCGCATCGCCGCCAATGGCGACACCGCCAACAAGATCGGCACCTACCAACTGGCCGTGGCCGCGCGCTATCACGGCTGCAAGTTCATGGTGGTTGCGCCCAGTGGCACGTTTGATCTGGCTTGCGACAGCGGCGCGCAGATTCCGATTGAAGAACGCACGGCGACGGAACTCACCGAGTTTCGCGGCCAGGCCATTGCGCCGACCGGCTTTGATGCGTTCAACCCGGTGTTTGATGTCACCCCGGCCACCCTGATCGACGCCATTGTTTGTGAACGTGGCGTTATCGAGCAGCCCAATACCGCCCAGGTGCGCGCGCTGCTCGGTGGGCACTAG